In a genomic window of Occallatibacter riparius:
- a CDS encoding endonuclease MutS2 yields MPLLDPIPSPVAHADRHALEWEPLLALVSTFASSPVGRVAIVDLQPSTDEGWITRQHQLTGEVRLLLEEQVSIPLGGLFDPTQLAAKAQIPEAALEAAELQSIARIAHDIAAWQSLLREPSARLAGKLPGLSELSATLTISLRPLAESIERKILPDGSLADDASPELHRIRREQERQQRVIEESLRSALRRLSGEGATQDELITIRGDRFVIPVRSELKRRVSGVVHGASSSGQTVYVEPLETIEQNNELVRLLEEEQAEIHRIFVALTRQVGGYATALVDGARVLALVDSLQARARFARNYDCAAPTISADRLHIEGARHPLLEKRLRAQGAKQNTAVVPLTLELTREHRQLIISGPNTGGKTVTLKTVALLSMMAQAGIPVPAGAASFPIFDAFLADIGDAQSIEEALSTFSAHITNLDRLARLADQNSLVLLDELGSATDPEEGSALAVAVAQFFLDAGAWSLISTHHTSLKVYGANTAGVLNAAAGVDEVTLVPNYQLRLGVPGASAGIATAERLGLNAKIIAGARQRLGSQQVDIARFLDRLHSELAELDESKKKTRAEQYLLNQQRARLDREGDVEIRNRVRDLEKKLDSLMKEFEFQMRENVKAIEDRAAQQKLSKEAERRIIRMRREFQESFNQTVVAHRTGADQGDANAQPHIVRHISAGDQVRLKSMGGKIAAIQREVEKDVFEVALGPIKMRVKRDDIAEVVKSAQPQTAERADPLAAARRTKGVHVSVIPANSDDMRMEINLIGRTVDEATDELEKYLDRAFLAGLPRVRVIHGHGAGILRRGVRDFLKSHPHVATIAEAPQNEGGQGATVVELRQ; encoded by the coding sequence ATGCCGTTGCTCGATCCCATCCCGTCTCCTGTCGCCCACGCCGATCGCCACGCCCTCGAGTGGGAGCCTCTGCTCGCGCTGGTCTCCACCTTCGCATCATCGCCCGTGGGCCGTGTCGCCATCGTCGACCTGCAGCCTTCGACGGATGAAGGTTGGATCACCCGCCAGCACCAGCTCACCGGCGAGGTCCGGCTCCTGCTTGAGGAGCAGGTCTCAATCCCGCTCGGCGGCCTCTTCGATCCCACGCAGCTCGCCGCCAAGGCCCAGATTCCCGAGGCGGCCCTGGAAGCTGCCGAGTTGCAATCCATCGCGCGCATCGCTCACGACATCGCCGCGTGGCAGTCGCTTCTGCGCGAGCCATCGGCGCGACTGGCCGGCAAGCTTCCCGGGCTCTCCGAGCTTTCTGCGACATTGACGATCTCGCTTCGTCCACTAGCCGAATCCATCGAGCGTAAGATCCTCCCCGACGGCTCGCTGGCCGACGACGCATCGCCCGAGCTGCACCGCATTCGCCGCGAACAGGAGCGCCAGCAGCGCGTCATTGAGGAGAGCCTTCGCTCGGCGCTCCGCCGCCTCTCCGGCGAAGGAGCCACGCAGGATGAATTGATCACCATTCGTGGCGATCGCTTCGTCATTCCCGTTCGCAGCGAACTCAAGCGCCGCGTCTCCGGTGTTGTCCACGGCGCCAGTTCATCGGGCCAAACCGTCTACGTGGAGCCGCTCGAAACCATCGAACAGAACAACGAACTCGTCCGCCTTCTTGAAGAGGAGCAGGCCGAAATCCACCGCATCTTCGTCGCGCTTACGCGCCAGGTCGGCGGATATGCAACGGCTCTGGTCGACGGCGCGCGCGTCCTCGCACTAGTCGATAGCCTTCAGGCTCGCGCGCGCTTTGCGCGGAACTACGACTGCGCTGCCCCGACGATCAGCGCTGATCGCCTTCACATTGAGGGCGCACGGCATCCGCTACTTGAAAAGCGCCTCCGAGCCCAGGGCGCGAAGCAGAACACCGCCGTCGTGCCGCTCACGCTCGAGCTCACACGCGAGCATCGCCAGCTCATCATCAGCGGACCCAACACTGGTGGCAAAACCGTCACCCTCAAAACCGTTGCTCTGCTCAGCATGATGGCGCAGGCGGGCATCCCCGTGCCCGCAGGCGCGGCAAGTTTCCCCATCTTCGACGCCTTCCTAGCCGACATCGGCGACGCTCAATCCATCGAAGAGGCGCTGTCGACCTTCTCCGCGCACATCACCAACCTCGACCGCCTCGCGCGCCTCGCTGACCAGAACTCACTCGTTCTGCTCGACGAACTCGGCTCCGCCACCGACCCGGAAGAAGGCTCCGCTCTCGCTGTCGCGGTCGCTCAGTTCTTCCTCGACGCCGGCGCGTGGTCGCTCATCTCCACGCATCACACCTCCCTCAAGGTTTACGGAGCCAACACTGCGGGCGTGCTCAATGCCGCCGCGGGCGTCGACGAAGTCACGCTGGTTCCGAATTACCAGCTTCGTCTCGGCGTGCCCGGTGCATCCGCCGGCATCGCAACCGCAGAGCGCCTCGGCCTGAACGCGAAGATCATCGCCGGTGCGCGGCAGCGTCTCGGCTCGCAGCAAGTCGACATCGCGCGCTTTCTCGACCGCCTACACTCGGAACTGGCAGAACTCGACGAGTCCAAGAAAAAAACGAGAGCCGAGCAGTACCTGCTCAATCAGCAGCGCGCACGGCTCGACCGCGAAGGCGACGTCGAAATCCGCAACCGCGTTCGCGATCTCGAGAAGAAACTCGACTCGCTCATGAAAGAGTTCGAGTTCCAGATGCGCGAAAACGTCAAGGCCATTGAAGACCGCGCCGCGCAGCAGAAGCTCTCGAAAGAAGCGGAACGTCGCATCATCCGCATGCGCCGCGAGTTCCAGGAGAGCTTCAACCAAACCGTTGTTGCCCACCGCACCGGCGCCGATCAAGGCGACGCCAACGCCCAGCCCCACATCGTTCGCCACATCTCCGCCGGCGACCAGGTCCGCCTCAAGTCGATGGGCGGCAAAATCGCTGCCATTCAGCGCGAAGTCGAGAAGGATGTCTTCGAAGTCGCGCTTGGCCCCATCAAGATGCGCGTCAAACGCGACGATATAGCAGAAGTTGTCAAGTCAGCGCAGCCGCAAACAGCCGAGCGCGCTGATCCGCTCGCCGCCGCACGCCGCACCAAGGGCGTGCACGTCTCCGTCATCCCGGCCAATTCCGACGACATGCGCATGGAGATCAACCTCATCGGTCGCACCGTCGACGAAGCCACCGATGAATTGGAGAAGTATCTCGACCGCGCATTCCTTGCTGGCCTTCCGCGCGTCCGCGTCATTCACGGACACGGCGCCGGCATCCTGCGCCGAGGCGTCCGAGACTTCCTGAAATCCCATCCGCACGTCGCCACCATCGCCGAAGCCCCGCAGAATGAAGGCGGCCAGGGAGCGACGGTCGTGGAACTCCGGCAGTAG